A genomic stretch from Marinimicrobium sp. C6131 includes:
- a CDS encoding bifunctional prephenate dehydrogenase/3-phosphoshikimate 1-carboxyvinyltransferase translates to MSVISEGHVKPDQTPVIGKLVVVGLGLIGGSLAMGLRQRHACNEAIGVVRRPDAGRKAIELGVVDRVVDDLGVVAGELGAGDVIFIAVPTLAVTSVLTAIRNQVSPEVTVTDGASVKGSVRSAAESVYGQIPAQLVLGHPIAGSERSGVTASNPDLYEHHRVILTPLPETGAAHLERVRALWQAVGAEVLEMSVEEHDQVLGATSHLPHAIAYSLVDTLAEDIGNPNIFRYAAGGFRDFTRIASSDPVMWHDIMKANRGAVLDSLDLFIDNLTRLRAAIDREDSEYLLGVFTRAKAARDHFTNILAKRAFVPAMTTGKIDYLLQPGGAVTGTIRVPGDKSISHRSIMLGSLAEGVTEVEGFLEGEDALATLQAFRDMGVVIEGPSEGRVKIHGVGLHGLKAPKKPLYIGNSGTTIRLMSGILAGQAFDSEISGDESLAKRPMDRVANPLRAMGAVVETAEGGRPPLKIKGGQALKGIDYKLPMASAQVKSCVLLAGLYAEGTTRVTEPAPTRDHTERMLTGFGYTVKKNGAVAELTGGGHLTATRIEVPADISSATFFMVAASIAPGSDLTLTHVGINPTRVGVINILKAMGADLTLGNERTVGGEPVADIRVRYAPLKGIHIPEDQVPLAIDEFPALFIAAACAEGETVLTGAEELRVKESDRIQAMADGLTTFGIDARPTPDGIVIRGGTMGGGEVETHHDHRIAMSFAIAALRATQPIRVKDATNVATSFPTFVELAKQTGISLEVIDH, encoded by the coding sequence ATGTCGGTCATTTCAGAGGGACACGTAAAGCCTGATCAGACGCCGGTCATCGGCAAGCTGGTGGTGGTCGGTCTGGGCCTGATCGGGGGCAGTCTCGCCATGGGGTTGCGCCAGAGGCACGCCTGTAACGAGGCCATTGGCGTCGTTCGCCGACCGGATGCGGGACGCAAAGCCATTGAGCTGGGCGTCGTGGATCGGGTGGTGGATGACCTTGGTGTCGTGGCGGGCGAGTTGGGCGCGGGCGATGTGATTTTTATCGCGGTGCCGACCCTGGCGGTGACGTCGGTTCTGACCGCGATTCGCAATCAGGTCTCACCGGAAGTGACGGTGACCGACGGAGCCAGTGTCAAAGGCAGTGTGCGTTCCGCCGCCGAATCCGTCTACGGCCAGATTCCTGCCCAGCTGGTACTGGGGCACCCCATTGCCGGTTCCGAGCGCAGTGGAGTCACGGCGTCCAACCCGGATCTGTACGAACACCATCGTGTCATCCTGACGCCGCTACCCGAGACCGGTGCAGCGCATCTGGAGCGGGTGCGTGCACTGTGGCAGGCGGTTGGGGCTGAAGTGCTGGAGATGTCGGTCGAAGAGCACGATCAGGTGCTTGGGGCCACCAGTCACTTACCGCACGCCATCGCCTATTCGCTGGTGGATACTCTCGCCGAAGACATCGGCAACCCGAACATTTTCCGCTACGCCGCCGGTGGCTTCAGGGACTTTACCCGCATTGCCTCCAGTGACCCGGTGATGTGGCACGACATCATGAAAGCGAACCGGGGTGCGGTTCTGGATTCGCTGGATCTGTTTATCGACAACCTGACCCGGTTGCGCGCGGCCATTGATCGTGAAGACAGCGAGTATCTGCTGGGCGTCTTCACCCGTGCCAAAGCCGCCCGGGATCATTTCACCAATATTCTGGCCAAGAGAGCGTTTGTACCTGCCATGACCACAGGAAAAATAGATTACCTATTGCAACCCGGCGGCGCCGTGACCGGCACCATTCGGGTGCCGGGAGACAAGTCAATTTCCCACCGTTCGATCATGCTCGGCTCATTGGCCGAGGGCGTGACCGAAGTAGAAGGCTTCCTGGAAGGGGAGGATGCGCTGGCGACGCTACAGGCGTTTCGAGACATGGGCGTGGTCATTGAAGGGCCGAGTGAAGGCCGGGTCAAAATTCATGGTGTGGGCCTGCATGGCCTGAAAGCCCCCAAAAAGCCGCTCTATATTGGCAACTCCGGGACCACCATTCGCCTCATGTCGGGAATTCTCGCCGGGCAGGCATTTGACAGTGAGATCAGTGGCGATGAATCCCTGGCCAAGCGGCCCATGGATCGCGTTGCCAACCCGCTGCGTGCCATGGGGGCCGTGGTCGAAACCGCTGAAGGTGGCCGTCCGCCACTGAAAATCAAAGGTGGGCAGGCGCTGAAAGGCATTGACTACAAACTGCCCATGGCCAGTGCTCAGGTGAAGTCCTGCGTATTGCTGGCTGGGCTGTACGCCGAGGGCACCACCCGCGTAACCGAGCCGGCGCCGACTCGCGATCACACTGAACGCATGTTGACCGGTTTTGGCTACACCGTGAAGAAAAACGGTGCGGTGGCCGAGCTCACCGGCGGCGGTCACCTCACCGCGACCAGAATTGAAGTGCCTGCGGACATCTCTTCCGCCACCTTCTTCATGGTGGCCGCGAGCATTGCCCCTGGATCGGACCTGACGCTGACTCACGTTGGCATCAATCCCACTCGGGTCGGTGTCATCAACATTCTGAAAGCTATGGGAGCCGATCTGACGCTCGGCAACGAGCGTACCGTCGGTGGTGAGCCGGTGGCCGACATCCGTGTGCGCTACGCGCCGCTCAAAGGTATTCACATCCCGGAGGACCAGGTACCGCTGGCCATTGATGAGTTCCCGGCGCTGTTTATCGCCGCCGCCTGCGCGGAAGGGGAGACGGTGCTGACCGGTGCGGAAGAGTTGCGGGTGAAGGAAAGTGATCGCATCCAGGCCATGGCCGATGGCCTGACCACCTTCGGCATCGATGCCCGGCCCACCCCCGATGGTATTGTGATCCGGGGCGGTACCATGGGTGGCGGTGAAGTGGAAACGCACCACGACCATCGCATTGCCATGTCGTTCGCGATTGCGGCACTTCGGGCCACTCAACCGATTCGGGTCAAGGATGCCACCAATGTGGCCACCTCGTTCCCGACCTTCGTGGAGCTGGCCAAACAGACCGGAATATCCTTAGAAGTAATCGATCATTAA
- a CDS encoding IS110 family transposase: protein MRKYNYRAQNFQKVNWDQLREQTAGERLILAIDVAKKDFYVALMKPDRTVLKTIRWEHPQQSPALLRELANLKAQRLEAVMEPTGTYGDALRYQLRALGAEIYRVSPKRVHDAAEVYDGVPSLHDAKAAYLIGRLHLDGISQRWREPSEARRALRALLNRLEQVQERHQRALNRLEALLARHWPEALCWLTLQSASLLHLLAEYGDPVRVTAQPEQADRLLRRVGGHMLKTSKREGLLRSAATTLGVPVVETEHELIRALAQEMLDTRAQSRELERALSEHVEHTRELAWMAEALGHNSAVVLYCALGSANDYPRAASYLKAAGLNLKERSSGKHKGQLKLTKRGPGVVRHYLYFAALRLIRQSGPARAWYDAKLARHRGPKGKLIIALMRKLAKALWHVAQGKRFDPAKLFAEPPRAEVA, encoded by the coding sequence ATGCGCAAGTATAACTATCGTGCCCAAAATTTCCAGAAGGTGAACTGGGATCAACTGCGTGAGCAGACGGCGGGCGAGCGGTTGATTCTGGCGATTGATGTGGCCAAGAAGGACTTCTACGTGGCGCTGATGAAGCCGGACCGGACGGTTCTGAAGACCATCCGCTGGGAGCATCCGCAACAGAGCCCGGCCCTGCTGCGGGAACTGGCGAACCTCAAGGCTCAGCGCCTGGAGGCGGTCATGGAGCCGACCGGTACCTATGGCGACGCCTTGCGCTACCAGTTGAGAGCTCTGGGTGCCGAAATCTACCGGGTCAGCCCCAAGCGGGTGCACGACGCCGCTGAAGTGTATGACGGGGTCCCGAGCCTGCACGACGCCAAGGCGGCTTACCTGATCGGCCGGCTGCACCTGGATGGCATCAGTCAGCGCTGGCGCGAGCCGAGTGAAGCGCGTCGAGCTCTGCGAGCCTTACTGAATCGGCTGGAGCAGGTACAGGAGCGCCACCAGCGGGCACTGAATCGGCTCGAAGCGTTGTTGGCCCGGCACTGGCCGGAGGCGCTGTGCTGGCTGACATTGCAGAGCGCCAGCTTGCTGCACCTGCTGGCCGAGTACGGCGACCCGGTTCGGGTGACGGCACAGCCGGAGCAGGCGGACCGACTGCTGCGCCGAGTCGGTGGGCACATGCTTAAGACGTCCAAGCGCGAAGGCCTGCTGCGCAGTGCCGCCACGACCTTGGGCGTGCCGGTGGTCGAGACCGAACACGAACTCATCCGGGCCCTGGCCCAGGAGATGCTGGACACACGGGCGCAGTCCCGCGAGCTGGAGCGAGCGCTGTCCGAGCACGTCGAGCACACCCGGGAGCTGGCCTGGATGGCCGAGGCACTGGGCCATAACAGCGCGGTGGTGCTTTACTGTGCCCTGGGTTCGGCCAATGACTACCCGCGTGCGGCCAGCTATCTGAAAGCGGCGGGGCTGAACCTCAAAGAGCGCTCCAGCGGCAAACACAAAGGGCAGCTGAAGCTGACCAAGCGAGGGCCCGGGGTGGTGCGCCACTACCTGTACTTCGCCGCCCTTCGCCTGATACGTCAATCAGGCCCGGCCAGAGCCTGGTATGACGCCAAGCTGGCCCGACACCGAGGCCCCAAGGGCAAACTGATCATCGCGCTGATGCGCAAGCTGGCCAAGGCGCTGTGGCATGTGGCTCAAGGCAAGCGGTTCGATCCGGCCAAGCTCTTTGCCGAGCCACCCCGGGCCGAAGTGGCATAA
- the cysN gene encoding sulfate adenylyltransferase subunit CysN yields MSHQSELIETDIDAYLEQHENKELLRFLTCGSVDDGKSTLIGRLLHDSKMIYEDQLESISSDSSKYGTTGEKVDLALLVDGLQAEREQGITIDVAYRYFSTAKRKFIIADTPGHEQYTRNMATGASTCDLAVILIDARHGVMTQTRRHSYIASLLGIKHIVVAVNKMDLEGFSEEVYNHIKSDYLNFAEKLGMTDVQFVPMSALEGDNVVNRSERCDWYTGPTLMEILENAPVMAERNFEDFRFPVQYVNRPHLNFRGFCGTIVSGVVKVGDEVKVLPSGKKSRVKSIVTFDADLQEAFVGQAVTITLEDEIDVSRGDMIVHAADKVEQTNHLKAHLVWMNEDAGEPGKEYLFKFASKLVSGHIDNLEYRVDVNTQEHKPADKLQLNDIAVSELSFSQPVVVDAYPNHRMSGSFIVIDRLTNLTVGAGMVIEGLRRTKTSHHQFSEFELELNALVRKHFPHWDAKDLSKL; encoded by the coding sequence ATGAGTCACCAAAGCGAATTGATCGAAACCGATATCGACGCCTACCTCGAACAGCACGAGAACAAAGAACTACTGCGTTTCCTCACCTGCGGTAGCGTCGACGACGGCAAAAGCACCCTGATTGGCCGCCTGCTGCACGACTCCAAAATGATCTACGAAGATCAGCTGGAATCCATCAGCTCGGACAGCAGCAAGTACGGTACCACCGGTGAGAAAGTGGACCTGGCACTGCTGGTGGACGGCCTGCAGGCCGAGCGTGAGCAGGGCATCACCATTGATGTCGCCTACCGGTATTTCTCCACCGCCAAACGCAAATTCATCATCGCCGACACCCCGGGGCACGAGCAGTACACCCGGAACATGGCCACCGGTGCCTCCACCTGTGACCTGGCGGTGATTCTGATCGACGCGCGCCACGGGGTCATGACCCAGACCCGTCGCCACAGCTATATTGCATCGCTGTTGGGCATCAAGCACATTGTGGTCGCGGTCAACAAAATGGACCTCGAGGGTTTCAGTGAAGAGGTCTATAACCACATCAAGTCGGATTACCTCAACTTTGCCGAAAAGCTGGGAATGACCGATGTCCAGTTTGTACCCATGTCCGCCCTCGAAGGCGACAATGTGGTCAATCGCAGCGAGCGCTGCGACTGGTACACCGGCCCGACACTGATGGAAATCCTGGAGAATGCACCGGTTATGGCCGAGCGCAACTTCGAGGACTTCCGCTTCCCGGTCCAGTACGTGAACCGCCCCCACCTGAACTTCCGTGGATTCTGCGGCACCATCGTGTCCGGAGTCGTGAAGGTGGGTGATGAAGTCAAAGTGTTGCCCTCGGGCAAGAAAAGCAGGGTCAAATCCATCGTGACATTCGATGCTGATCTGCAGGAAGCCTTTGTCGGGCAGGCCGTGACCATCACGCTTGAAGACGAGATCGATGTCAGTCGTGGCGATATGATCGTGCACGCGGCGGATAAGGTGGAGCAGACCAATCATCTCAAGGCGCATCTGGTCTGGATGAATGAGGACGCGGGCGAGCCGGGCAAGGAGTATCTGTTCAAGTTCGCCAGTAAACTGGTCTCGGGGCACATCGATAACCTGGAATACCGGGTGGATGTGAATACCCAGGAGCACAAACCGGCGGACAAACTGCAGTTGAACGATATTGCGGTGTCCGAGTTGTCGTTCAGTCAGCCGGTGGTGGTGGATGCCTATCCGAATCACCGGATGAGTGGCTCGTTCATCGTGATTGACCGGCTGACCAACCTCACTGTCGGTGCCGGCATGGTCATCGAAGGCCTGCGCCGCACCAAAACCAGCCACCACCAGTTCAGTGAATTCGAACTGGAGCTGAACGCCCTGGTCCGCAAGCACTTCCCTCACTGGGATGCTAAAGACCTGTCTAAGCTGTAG
- the cysD gene encoding sulfate adenylyltransferase subunit CysD: MSDKYNLTHLKQLEAESIHIIREVAAEFDNPVMLYSIGKDSAVMMHLAQKAFYPGKPPFPLMHIDTTWKFREMIEFREKRVKELGWDLIVHINEEGVKMGVGPFTHGSAKHTDIMKTQALKQALDKYKFDAAFGGARRDEEKSRAKERVYSFRDKHHRWDPKNQRPELWNIYNGRVDKGESIRVFPLSNWTELDIWQYIHLEKIPLVPLYFAAKRPVVKRDGTWIMVDDDRMPLEPGEEPEMKMVRFRTLGCYPLTGAVESEATTLPEIIQEMLLTKTSERQGRVIDHDSSGSMEKKKQEGYF, from the coding sequence ATGTCAGACAAATACAATCTTACCCACCTGAAACAGCTGGAAGCCGAAAGCATCCACATCATTCGTGAAGTGGCAGCGGAATTTGATAACCCCGTGATGCTCTACTCCATTGGCAAAGATTCGGCGGTCATGATGCATCTGGCCCAGAAGGCTTTTTATCCAGGCAAACCGCCGTTCCCTCTGATGCATATCGACACCACCTGGAAGTTCAGGGAAATGATCGAGTTCCGTGAAAAGCGTGTGAAGGAACTCGGCTGGGACCTGATTGTGCACATCAACGAAGAAGGGGTAAAAATGGGCGTGGGCCCGTTTACCCACGGCAGTGCCAAACATACTGACATTATGAAAACCCAGGCGCTCAAGCAGGCGTTGGACAAGTACAAGTTTGATGCGGCGTTCGGTGGCGCCCGCCGGGATGAAGAGAAGTCCCGGGCAAAAGAACGCGTGTATTCCTTCCGCGACAAACACCACCGCTGGGATCCGAAAAACCAGCGTCCGGAGTTGTGGAATATTTACAATGGTCGGGTCGACAAAGGCGAGAGCATTCGTGTATTCCCGCTGTCGAACTGGACCGAGCTGGACATCTGGCAGTACATCCATCTTGAAAAGATACCGCTGGTCCCGTTGTATTTCGCAGCCAAGCGCCCGGTCGTCAAGCGCGACGGTACCTGGATTATGGTGGATGATGACCGTATGCCGCTGGAGCCGGGCGAAGAACCGGAAATGAAAATGGTGCGTTTCCGCACCCTGGGTTGCTACCCCCTGACCGGCGCAGTGGAATCCGAAGCGACCACGCTGCCGGAAATCATTCAGGAAATGCTGCTGACCAAAACCTCTGAGCGCCAGGGCCGCGTGATCGATCACGACAGCTCCGGCTCCATGGAAAAGAAAAAGCAGGAAGGGTACTTCTAA
- the pheA gene encoding prephenate dehydratase — translation MNESEQLKALRDRIDAIDDQIGKLISERAQCAQEVAEVKKSANPEEAAKSFYRPEREAQVLRKAMERNQGPLSNEEMARLFREIMSACLALEQPIKVAFLGPEGTFTQQAALKHFGHSAIALPFSAIDEVFREVEAGAVNYGVVPVENSTEGVVNHTLDNFMTSNLKICGEVELRIHQNLLISDVTHVKNISRIYSHSQSLAQCRKWLDAHYPNAERIAVSSNAEAAKRLKGEWNAAAIAGSMAAELYGLKVLAEKIEDEPDNSTRFLIIGTESVPPSGDDKTSLVVAMRNEPGALHNLLEPFHRHHIDLTRVESRPARTGAWTYVFFIDFSGHAKDVEVSEVLKEVSSRAADLKLLGSYPKAVL, via the coding sequence ATGAACGAATCTGAACAACTGAAGGCGCTGCGCGATCGCATCGATGCGATCGACGACCAGATTGGCAAACTGATTTCCGAGCGGGCTCAGTGTGCCCAGGAAGTGGCTGAAGTCAAAAAGAGCGCAAACCCGGAAGAAGCGGCGAAAAGTTTTTACCGTCCCGAGCGTGAGGCCCAGGTGCTGCGTAAAGCCATGGAGCGCAATCAGGGTCCGCTGAGCAACGAGGAAATGGCGCGACTGTTCCGGGAAATCATGTCGGCCTGCCTGGCCCTGGAACAGCCGATCAAAGTGGCGTTTCTGGGGCCCGAGGGCACCTTTACCCAGCAGGCGGCGCTCAAACATTTCGGTCACTCCGCCATCGCCTTGCCGTTCTCGGCCATTGATGAAGTGTTTCGCGAAGTGGAAGCCGGTGCAGTCAACTACGGGGTGGTCCCGGTGGAGAACTCCACCGAGGGTGTGGTCAATCACACCCTGGATAACTTCATGACCTCCAACCTGAAAATCTGTGGTGAAGTCGAGCTTCGGATTCATCAGAACCTGTTGATATCCGATGTCACCCACGTGAAAAATATCAGCCGTATTTACTCCCACTCACAGTCTCTGGCCCAGTGTCGCAAGTGGTTGGACGCGCATTATCCGAATGCCGAACGGATTGCCGTCAGCAGCAATGCGGAAGCGGCCAAGCGCCTGAAAGGGGAGTGGAACGCGGCGGCCATTGCGGGCAGCATGGCTGCCGAATTGTACGGCTTGAAAGTATTGGCCGAGAAGATCGAGGACGAACCGGACAATTCCACCCGGTTTCTGATCATCGGTACCGAGTCGGTTCCGCCCAGCGGCGATGATAAAACCTCGCTGGTGGTGGCCATGCGCAACGAGCCCGGAGCCCTGCATAACCTGTTGGAGCCGTTCCATCGTCATCATATCGATCTGACCCGCGTTGAATCCCGGCCGGCGCGCACGGGTGCCTGGACGTACGTGTTCTTTATTGACTTCAGTGGTCACGCCAAGGATGTCGAAGTGAGCGAGGTGCTCAAGGAAGTGTCGTCGCGGGCGGCCGATCTGAAGCTGCTCGGCTCCTACCCGAAAGCGGTTCTTTAA
- the gyrA gene encoding DNA gyrase subunit A, giving the protein MGELAKEVSPVNIEDELKQSYLDYAMSVIVGRALPDVRDGLKPVHRRVLFAMSELKNDWNKPYLKSARVVGDVIGKYHPHGDSAVYDTVVRMAQPFSLRYMLVDGQGNFGSIDGDSAAAMRYTEVRMAKIAHDLLADLDKETVDYVDNYDGTERIPDVLPTRIPNLLVNGSSGIAVGMATNIPPHNLREVVRGCLALIDDEDISIDDLMEHIPGPDFPTGAIINGRAGIVQAYRTGRGRIYVRAKAEVEEDPKTGRETIVVHEIPYQVNKARLIEKIAELVKDKKIDGISELRDESDKDGLRIVIEVKRNESGEVLLNNLYAQTQLQTVFGINMVALVDGQPKLLNLKQLLEAFVRHRREVVTRRTVYLLRKARERGHILEGLAMAIANIDPVIELIKASPSPAEAKEGLMARGWDISQMSAFLERAGDDACKPEDLGKEFGVHDGAYYLSAAQAQAILDLRLHRLTGMEHDKLLSEYEEKLEQIAGFLDILNRPERLLEVIREELEQVMTDYGDDRLTEITASTLDLTTEDLIAEENRVVTISHNGYAKTQPLDDYQAQRRGGMGKSATAVKDEDFVEHLLIASTHDTILCFTNAGKVYWLKVYMIPVAGRQSRGRPVVNLLPLENDERITSILPVKNYDADHFIFMATRRGTVKKTPLDQFSRQRSVGLKAIELDEGDSLAFTAITNGDRDVMLFSSSGKTVRFKESTVRSMGRVSRGVRGIRMDDEYQVVGMVIPQEGGKVLTVSEHGYGKRTPVEEFPTKGRGAQGVIGMQTTDRNGSVVGAVQVLDGEEIMMITDMGTLVRTRVDEVSVLSRNTQGVRLIRLKEGEHVKGVERIEEDEESGESLVEEDGAE; this is encoded by the coding sequence ATGGGCGAATTAGCGAAAGAAGTTTCACCCGTCAACATCGAAGACGAACTCAAACAGTCCTATCTCGACTACGCCATGAGCGTGATTGTGGGACGGGCCCTGCCGGATGTGCGCGATGGCCTCAAGCCTGTGCACCGGCGCGTTCTGTTCGCCATGAGCGAACTCAAGAACGACTGGAACAAGCCCTACCTCAAGTCGGCCCGTGTGGTCGGTGACGTGATCGGTAAATACCACCCGCACGGCGACTCGGCGGTGTACGACACCGTGGTGCGGATGGCGCAGCCGTTCTCCCTGCGCTACATGCTGGTGGACGGGCAGGGCAACTTCGGCTCCATTGATGGCGACAGCGCGGCGGCCATGCGTTACACCGAAGTGCGGATGGCCAAAATCGCCCACGATCTGCTGGCGGACCTGGACAAGGAAACCGTCGATTACGTCGACAACTACGACGGCACCGAGCGCATCCCCGATGTGCTGCCCACCCGTATTCCCAACCTGTTGGTCAATGGCTCCTCCGGGATTGCCGTGGGCATGGCCACCAATATCCCGCCACACAACCTGAGGGAAGTGGTCCGTGGTTGTCTGGCGCTGATCGACGACGAAGACATCAGCATTGATGACCTGATGGAACACATCCCCGGGCCGGATTTCCCCACGGGGGCGATCATCAACGGCCGCGCGGGCATTGTTCAGGCCTATCGCACCGGCCGTGGTCGTATCTACGTGCGCGCCAAAGCGGAAGTGGAAGAAGATCCGAAAACCGGTCGTGAGACCATTGTGGTGCACGAGATTCCCTACCAGGTGAACAAGGCGCGTCTGATCGAGAAGATTGCCGAGCTGGTCAAGGACAAAAAGATCGACGGCATCAGCGAATTGCGCGATGAGTCGGACAAAGACGGTCTGCGTATCGTGATCGAGGTCAAGCGCAACGAGTCCGGCGAAGTCCTGCTGAACAACCTCTACGCCCAGACCCAGTTGCAGACCGTGTTCGGCATCAACATGGTGGCGCTGGTGGATGGTCAGCCGAAACTGTTGAACCTCAAACAGCTGCTCGAAGCCTTCGTCCGTCACCGCCGCGAAGTGGTGACCCGCCGGACCGTCTACCTGCTGCGCAAGGCGCGCGAGCGGGGTCATATTCTCGAAGGCCTGGCCATGGCCATCGCCAATATCGATCCGGTGATCGAGTTGATCAAAGCCTCGCCGTCGCCGGCGGAGGCCAAAGAAGGTCTGATGGCTCGGGGCTGGGACATCAGTCAGATGTCCGCTTTCCTGGAGCGGGCGGGCGACGATGCCTGCAAGCCGGAAGATCTGGGCAAAGAGTTTGGCGTACACGACGGTGCTTACTATCTGTCGGCTGCCCAGGCGCAAGCGATTCTGGATTTGCGTCTGCACCGCCTGACCGGCATGGAGCACGACAAGCTGCTGTCCGAGTACGAAGAGAAACTCGAGCAGATCGCCGGTTTCCTGGACATTCTGAACCGCCCCGAGCGTCTGCTGGAAGTCATCCGTGAAGAGCTTGAGCAGGTGATGACCGACTATGGCGACGATCGCCTGACCGAAATTACCGCTTCCACGCTGGATCTGACCACCGAAGACCTGATTGCCGAGGAAAACCGCGTCGTGACCATTTCCCATAATGGTTACGCCAAGACGCAGCCGCTGGACGATTACCAGGCCCAGCGTCGCGGGGGTATGGGCAAGTCGGCCACGGCGGTGAAGGATGAGGACTTTGTTGAGCACCTGCTGATTGCCAGCACCCACGACACCATTTTGTGTTTCACCAATGCCGGTAAGGTCTACTGGCTCAAGGTGTACATGATTCCGGTGGCCGGGCGTCAATCCCGGGGGCGGCCGGTAGTGAATCTGTTGCCGCTGGAAAATGACGAACGGATCACCTCGATTCTACCGGTCAAGAATTATGACGCAGACCACTTCATCTTCATGGCGACCCGTCGCGGCACGGTCAAGAAAACCCCGCTGGATCAGTTCTCCCGCCAGCGCAGTGTCGGCCTGAAAGCGATCGAGCTGGACGAAGGAGATTCGTTGGCGTTCACCGCCATCACCAATGGTGACCGTGATGTGATGCTGTTCTCCAGCAGTGGTAAAACCGTGCGCTTCAAGGAGTCCACCGTACGTTCCATGGGTCGAGTATCCCGAGGTGTACGCGGTATTCGCATGGACGACGAGTATCAGGTGGTTGGCATGGTAATTCCGCAGGAGGGCGGTAAAGTGCTGACCGTCAGTGAGCACGGTTATGGTAAGCGCACGCCGGTGGAAGAGTTCCCCACCAAGGGTCGCGGCGCTCAGGGCGTTATCGGCATGCAGACCACCGATCGCAACGGCTCGGTGGTGGGCGCGGTGCAGGTGCTCGACGGTGAAGAAATCATGATGATCACCGACATGGGCACGCTGGTGCGCACCCGGGTGGATGAAGTCTCGGTATTGAGCCGTAACACCCAGGGTGTGCGTCTGATTCGCCTGAAAGAGGGTGAGCACGTCAAAGGCGTGGAGCGCATCGAAGAAGACGAAGAAAGCGGCGAGTCCCTGGTAGAAGAAGACGGCGCCGAGTAA
- the pyrF gene encoding orotidine-5'-phosphate decarboxylase — MPNPEAPRIVVAMDYDNADDCLTMARRLSPENCRLKVGKELFTRSGPAVVEQLQGLGFDIFLDLKFHDIPNTTAGAVRAAAELGVWMVNVHASGGERMMCAAREALDKVSGRRPLLIGVTVLTSMTEADLHSVGVARTPMEQVLHLADLSHKSGLDGVVCSAQEARALSERLGPDFCLVTPGIRPADSATDDQRRTLTPQEAIAVGSHYLVIGRPITRAADPIARCREIAQSIAP; from the coding sequence ATGCCCAATCCCGAGGCTCCACGCATTGTTGTCGCCATGGACTACGACAACGCTGACGACTGCCTGACCATGGCGCGCCGGCTTTCACCGGAGAACTGTCGGCTCAAGGTCGGCAAAGAACTTTTTACCCGCAGTGGCCCTGCCGTGGTAGAGCAACTTCAGGGGCTGGGGTTCGATATTTTTCTGGACCTGAAATTCCACGACATTCCCAACACTACGGCAGGCGCCGTGCGCGCGGCGGCTGAGCTGGGCGTTTGGATGGTCAACGTCCACGCCAGCGGCGGCGAGCGCATGATGTGCGCCGCCCGCGAGGCCCTGGATAAAGTCTCCGGCCGACGCCCGTTACTGATCGGTGTCACGGTACTGACCAGCATGACGGAAGCGGACCTGCACTCTGTCGGAGTTGCCCGTACGCCAATGGAACAGGTCCTGCATCTGGCTGATTTGAGTCATAAAAGTGGCCTGGATGGTGTGGTATGCTCGGCTCAGGAGGCCCGAGCGTTGAGCGAGCGGCTCGGCCCGGATTTTTGCCTGGTCACCCCCGGGATTCGTCCGGCGGACAGTGCGACGGATGACCAGCGTCGGACCCTGACGCCACAGGAAGCGATCGCTGTGGGGAGCCACTACCTGGTCATTGGCCGCCCAATCACCCGGGCAGCCGACCCCATTGCCCGCTGCCGGGAAATCGCCCAGAGCATTGCCCCTTGA
- a CDS encoding ComEA family DNA-binding protein encodes MKLISSFLCAITLLFSAVAFAAPSAPVNINTADIETLSELDGIGPKKAEAIVAWRDENGEFVSLDQLVEVQGIGEATIESNRDHMTLN; translated from the coding sequence ATGAAACTGATCTCATCCTTCCTGTGTGCCATCACCCTGCTGTTCAGCGCCGTGGCTTTTGCAGCCCCGTCAGCCCCCGTCAACATCAATACCGCTGATATTGAAACACTGTCAGAGCTCGACGGCATTGGTCCCAAAAAAGCCGAGGCCATTGTGGCCTGGCGCGATGAGAACGGCGAGTTTGTCAGCCTGGATCAACTGGTGGAAGTGCAGGGCATTGGCGAGGCGACCATTGAGTCAAATCGCGATCATATGACGCTCAACTAA